A region of Helicoverpa zea isolate HzStark_Cry1AcR chromosome 16, ilHelZeax1.1, whole genome shotgun sequence DNA encodes the following proteins:
- the LOC124637783 gene encoding gustatory receptor 68a produces the protein MFSKVKKYFYKKPTEIPNIDQIFKPLYIVLSLFGLFPYSIRFNNKRGVTIIKNSIYINSLCAVSHILLLLSFLVLHVQYVYDCIGDTVMTRELLTQMNYIVELVIFIIFCLSAYICAFKNRLMFVKIINKIANNTDPTNVERALKQFRNQMNFTISFLIAVFLLQILVNFTRDDSFWKMILVFITFTLPQMIQFTILAFYHMLILMLLVLLKNIRVHITNLAKDKIIIMDYFLKTESKVITLQNLESLYQKAFEIKKDINVAFQAPLLITTLQCFHTIVSESHIIYHGVVVERDFTLHPIINCSIWIIYQILKVQVMGRTGSLLKQEVLKIGQALHNIPTEKHDIRLLLEVQHFSSLILHQNDEITAFGLVTLDAALLSKIIASSAMYLTILVQFDRK, from the exons ATGTTTTCTaaagtaaagaaatatttttataaaaaaccgACTGAGATACCGAATATTGACCAAATATTTAAACCCCTCTACATCGTGCTTTCATTATTCGGCCTATTTCCATACAGTATTAGATTTAATAACAAACGAGGTGTAACAATCATCAAGAATTCGATTTACATAAATTCCCTGTGTGCTGTATCCCACATATTGCTTCTGTTGTCTTTCTTAGTGCTGCACGTGCAATATGTGTACGACTGCATCGGCGATACAGTAATGACCAGAGAACTGCTAACACAAATGAACTATATTGTAGaactcgttatttttattatcttttgtcTGTCTGCTTACATCTGTGCATTCAAGAACCGCCTTATGTTCgtgaaaataattaacaaaatagcAAACAACACAGATCCAACAAATGTGGAGAGAGCACTGAAGCAGTTTCGTAATCAAATGAATTTTACAATATCTTTTCTTATTGCAGTATTTTTACTACAGATACTTGTGAACTTTACCCGAGACGACTCATTCTGGAAGATGATTTTGGTATTCATCACATTCACATTGCCGCAAATGATACAATTTACCATTCTGGCATTTTATCACATGCTCATATTGATGCTACTGGTACTACTAAAGAACATACGTGTACACATTACCAACTTagcaaaagataaaataattataatggattattttttaaagacggAATCCAAAGTGATTACATTGCAAAACTTGGAATCTTTGTACCAAAAAGCTTTCGAAATAAAGAAGGATATAAACGTGGCGTTTCAGGCGCCtttgttgatcacaacattgcAATGTTTCCACACTATAGTGAGTGAGTCTCATATAATTTACCATGGTGTCGTCGTCGAGCGAGACTTCACCTTACACCCTATTATAAACTGCTCCATTTGGATAATTTATCAGATACTTAAAGTTCAGGTTATGGGAAGAACTGGGAGTTTATTAAAGCAAGAG GTGCTGAAAATAGGACAAGCATTGCATAATATTCCTACGGAAAAACACGACATACGTTTGCTGTTAGAG GTACAACACTTTTCATCGCTAATTTTGCATCAAAATGACGAAATCACAGCATTTGGACTAGTAACACTGGATGCGGCTTTGTTATCTAAG ATAATTGCGTCGTCAGCGATGTATTTAACTATTTTGGTGCAGTTTGATAGAAAGTGA
- the LOC124637505 gene encoding uncharacterized protein LOC124637505, with protein sequence MTDQENKNAQGAGGGSPVVMVEQSTASRHKPYRPTDLQEEGQTELHHKRSRAPAVPSVAEELKDSADNTDIKELKDDSVMTSEKQKHIVAKKLSLTTKRRGSSPEAISMTPLDVEVQRAEIVTVPSQPIPPSPTQETTDASLVAESEKNTAAVKDDEDSITEEIAELRTADPTQKASEWDNETENRKEASIFGDNADTVPLQRKAGSGALHETITSSRELKKKEISWNADTYIDKVHLQNLNARSTSWMLERKASVGPCYRKTLPFGEPSGIMICLPKKSVKTDSEIINPLKSGISLTISRKCLEGSTKSSTDNHAKIAPLGLHLPRQEKKVELKIEEENYANFLENVKGKINNFRGKIKHVLHM encoded by the exons ATGACGgatcaagaaaataaaaatgcgcAAGGCGCCGGCGGCGGGTCTCCCGTGGTGATGGTCGAACAATCGACTGCGAGTAGGCACAAGCCCTACCGCCCCACTGACTTGCAGGAAGAGGGCCAAACAGAACTGCATCACAAACGCTCGCGTGCACCCGCCGTACCAT CAGTTGCTGAAGAGTTGAAAGATTCAGCTGACAATACTGACATCAAAGAGCTAAAGGACGACAGCG TGATGACTTCCGAGAAACAAAAGCACATAGTCGCCAAGAAATTATCGTTGACCACGAAGAGGCGAGGTTCGTCACCCGAAGCAATATCAATGACGCCTTTGGATGTGGAAGTGCAG AGAGCTGAAATAGTCACAGTGCCGTCACAGCCAATACCGCCATCACCAACACAAGAGACCACGGACGCGTCCCTTGTCGCAGAATCAGAGAAAAATACGGCGGCAGTCAAGGACGACGAGGACAGCATAACAGAAGAAATTGCCGAGTTGCGGACAGCCGATCCGACCCAAAAAGCTTCCGAATGG GATAACGAAACAGAAAATAGGAAGGAAGCTTCCATATTTGGAGATAATGCTGACACTGTGCCACTGCAGAGAAAGGCGGGATCTGGTGCCTTACATGAGACT ATAACTAGTTCACGGGAGTTGAAGAAAAAAGAAATTTCGTGGAACGCTGACACATATATAGACAAAGTGCATCTACAG AATTTGAATGCTCGGAGCACATCTTGGATGTTAGAAAGGAAAGCCTCCGTGGGGCCTTGCTACAGAAAAACTTTACCGTTCGGAGAACCCTCTGGTATAATGATATGTTTACCCAAG AAATCTGTAAAAACTGACAGTGAAATTATAAATCCGCTAAAGTCGGGGATTTCCTTAACTATCTCAAGG aAATGCTTAGAAGGCAGTACAAAATCGTCAACCGACAATCACGCGAAAATCGCGCCACTCGGCCTGCACTTGCCGAGGCAAGAGAAAAAAGTCGAATTAAAA attGAGGAAGAAAATTACGCAAACTTCTTAGAAAATGTGAAGGGgaagataaataattttcgcgggaaaataaaacatgttttgcACATGTAG
- the LOC124637786 gene encoding uncharacterized protein LOC124637786 → MENKQSPSKKKLLSIQEEKLIREVDYDSLAGGSARLHKKQLLLDLEILQKRSTYRPSSQRVLVSIKPRAPPIKAIYIAEKSRFHSKKGSDKSCSRLGIGDHSSFTTHYSEDDSNVLNSIGCGTEQPYRKSDTESDKASSVTIQVESSAVISKCSHTNSTLQKVNVYNAKQRSAEKCYVYTQPQLNMKLPKVDAKTDKKTLTPNKVDIATLIITNTSSEESAPPSVTTISTLTKRIDHLERKILRQEMVFRSIDPNLPLSSSDEEPKGNIMRTTSGTGRPGCSYIQQYSHVPETSAFQRYAQQAAPLSPSKATTLEKEHNSEQYGRDFTAYDGITARGRRQCASVPCKRDDIPKMAAERVHKIRHKLNPVRDYRLMDTVHYLAQGEFAPRDDGIKLTPSREAVLSDIIWEDVCRTHWPNARLGRRVAHSERCSTRCELQRLIDSLLRERVAHVERRRRRHYRIVKLNHRHESCRPVGKTGDIIVASHKNRQGEEVAISDHNAASAMMGERRWDGSGLRRTPRSHDRLGTDPRQTRHSLERRHGYEDCSPGPSYAVNRSPASREPTCCYQASSPMKTERRCGMTKKRQNGSRELTSGSSSTCKPRNPRLVVKKVASHRKYARDEPNLEHYILLPTLVVRTPSNMKRQKKFNELYHRILNVQLNNVQNSGAQDPTHPSTSQGPNKKDVGLNINITLSNT, encoded by the exons atGGAAAATAAACAGTCTCCATCAAAGAAGAAGTTATTGTCCATCCAAGAAGAGAAATTGATACGTGAGGTTGATTACGATTCACTGGCAGGAGGCTCAGCCCGCCTGCATAAGAAACAGCTTCTTCTAG ACTTAGAGATTCTTCAGAAGAGATCAACTTACCGTCCGTCTTCACAGAGAGTTCTCGTATCCATAAAACCGAGAGCGCCACCCATTAAAGCAATATACATTGCAGAGAAGAGCCGTTTTCATTCTAAAAAG GGTTCGGATAAGTCGTGTTCACGTCTAGGTATTGGAGACCATTCATCTTTCACTACCC ATTACAGTGAAGATGATTCAAATGTTTTAAACTCAATCGGTTGTGGTACGGAGCAGCCTTATAGGAAAAGTGATACAGAATCAGACAAAGCCTCTTCGGTTACTATTCAGGTAGAAAGCTCAGCCGTAATTTCAAAATGTTCACACACTAATAGCACGCTCCAGAAGGTAAATGTGTACAATGCGAAACAAAGATCGGCAGAAAAATGCTATGTCTATACACAACCACAGCTAAATATGAAACTTCCCAAAGTCGATGCCAAAACAGATAAAAAGACGTTAACTCCTAATAAAGTTGATATTGCCACATTAATCATCACGAATACATCTTCTGAAGAGTCTGCACCACCTTCTGTAACTACAATTAGTACTTTGACTAAAAGAATAGATCATTTGGAGCGTAAAATTTTGAGGCAAGAAATGGTTTTCCGTTCTATAGATCCTAATTTACCTCTGTCTTCATCAGATGAAGAGCCCAAAGGTAACATAATGAGGACTACATCGGGTACTGGGAGGCCGGGGTGTAGCTACATTCAGCAGTATAGCCACGTTCCGGAAACCTCGGCGTTCCAGCGCTACGCACAGCAAGCGGCGCCGCTTTCTCCGAGCAAAGCGACTACTTTAGAAAAAGAACACAATTCTGAGCAATATGGCCGTGACTTCACCGCATATGACGGCATCACCGCACGTGGTCGGCGACAATGTGCGTCCGTGCCGTGCAAACGAGATGATATACCTAAAATGGCAGCTGAAAGAGTCCATAAGATCCGGCACAAACTCAATCCAGTGCGTGATTATCGGCTGATGGATACAGTACATTATCTAGCACAAGGTGAATTCGCGCCTCGCGACGACGGTATAAAGTTAACACCCTCACGGGAAGCAGTACTTAGCGATATAATTTGGGAGGACGTCTGTCGCACGCACTGGCCTAACGCCAGGCTTGGACGGCGAGTGGCTCACTCCGAGAGATGTAGTACAAGATGTGAGCTGCAGAGATTAATAGACAGCCTGCTGAGAGAGCGCGTTGCTCACGTTGAGCGGCGGAGACGGCGTCATTACAGAATAGTTAAATTGAACCATCGACATGAAAGCTGCAGACCTGTGGGTAAGACCGGGGATATCATCGTGGCTAGTCATAAAAATAGACAAGGCGAGGAGGTTGCGATTAGCGATCACAACGCTGCAAGCGCGATGATGGGTGAAAGACGTTGGGATGGATCCGGTCTGCGCAGAACTCCAAGAAGTCATGATCGGTTGGGGACGGATCCACGACAAACACGTCATTCCTTGGAGCGCAGACATGGTTATGAAGACTGCTCCCCAGGGCCGAGTTATGCCGTGAACAGGTCTCCAGCGAGTAGAGAACCGACTTGTTGCTACCAGGCGTCGAGCCCGATGAAGACGGAAAGGCGCTGTGGAATGACGAAGAAGCGTCAGAATGGAAGTCGTGAGTTAACAAGCGGTAGCAGTTCTACATGCAAGCCAAGGAATCCTCGGCTGGTTGTCAAAAAAGTAGCATCTCACCGCAAGTACGCCAGAGATGAACCGAATCTCGAACATTACATTTTACTGCCAACGTTGGTTGTACGAACGCCATCTAATATGAAGCGACAGAAGAAGTTCAATGAATTGTACCATCGTATTCTAAACGTTCAGCTAAACAACG TTCAAAACAGTGGTGCACAAGATCCAACGCACCCGAGCACATCCCAGGGCCCGAACAAGAAGGACGTTGGACTGAACATCAATATCACGCTGTCCAATACTTAG
- the LOC124637782 gene encoding malate dehydrogenase, mitochondrial-like, giving the protein MQIWKSFLDGCRGGRRLFWARGYNALCCDRGDGQNVKRGYSTCPTGMKVTICGAAGCTGQPLALLLKQCPLLDEIALYDMCATCGYGMELSHVDTKCKVSSFSGKHMLCDALQGARVVVLVARNTVDTFEHSAPVVTEIALQICNTCPAAFTIIATEPVESMVPLVGEIQRLRGSYNPRAILGCVELNCVRANTVLADFLKVPPEAVRVPVIGGATPSTMVPVLSAAVHPCVMTQDQIECVTSCIMSGNEAVCAAKGCATATACLAGAYAIARNTINVVKALQGKKITQCAYVDSLGTCAPDCQFFASEVILGPSGVERNLGIPELSKFENCLLSNCLPYIRNEIARAIWLVYTMCQQCCCTSCCAHPSTCYTQPVVPCVPPTTWTCDCPDACRDEYLASICRDMTCKCGGTDLCWKPREADYDAARAANITHQLPVRAPACGQCKMPRSVRMAQETRQKARDPCKSK; this is encoded by the exons atgcaaatttGGAAATCGTTTTTGGACGGGTGCCGTGGTGGGAGGCGGCTGTTTTGGGCGAGAGGCTATAATGCTCTTTGCTGCGATAGAGGCGATGGACAAAATGTCAAGAGGGGATACAGTACTTGTCCCACTGGGATGAAAGTCACCATCTGTGGAGCCGCGGGATGTACCG GTCAACCCTTAGCGTTGCTGCTGAAACAATGTCCGTTGTTGGATGAGATAGCTTTGTACGACATGTGCGCCACCTGCGGCTACGGCATGGAACTAAGCCACGTGGACACCAAGTGCAAAGTCTCCTCCTTCTCCGGGAAACATATGCTATGCGATGCACTACAA GGCGCAAGGGTAGTGGTGCTCGTGGCTCGCAACACAGTGGACACGTTCGAGCACAGCGCGCCGGTCGTCACTGAAATTGCGCTGCAGATTTGTAACACTTGCCCTGCG GCATTCACAATAATAGCAACTGAACCAGTAGAAAGCATGGTACCTCTAGTAGGCGAGATCCAACGCCTTCGCGGATCATACAACCCCCGCGCGATCCTCGGCTGCGTGGAACTGAACTGCGTGAGAGCTAACACGGTGCTCGCAGACTTCCTGAAAGTGCCTCCCGAGGCGGTCCGGGTCCCTGTCATAGGGGGTGCCACGCCGAGCACTATGGTACCCGTGCTGTCGGCTGCAGTACATCCCTGTGTTATGACTCAGGATCAG ATCGAATGCGTAACATCATGCATCATGAGCGGTAACGAAGCGGTATGCGCGGCTAAGGGTTGTGCGACCGCCACCGCCTGCCTCGCCGGCGCGTACGCAATAGCACGGAACACCATCAACGTGGTCAAAGCGCTGCAAGGAAAGAAGATCACTCAGTGTGCTTATGTAGATAGCTTGGGGACTTGTGCACCGGATTGCCAGTTCTTTGCTAGTGAA GTGATTCTTGGCCCTTCAGGCGTGGAAAGAAACTTAGGCATACCGGAGTTGTCCAAGTTTGAGAACTGTCTTCTGAGTAATTGTCTGCCTTACATAAGGAACGAGATCGCTCGTGCTATCTGGCTg GTGTACACGATGTGCCAGCAGTGTTGCTGCACGTCGTGCTGCGCGCACCCGAGCACGTGCTACACGCAGCCCGTGGTGCCGTGCGTGCCGCCAACCACCTGGACCTGCGACTGTCCTGACGCCTGCAGGGACGAGTATCTAGCTTCG ATCTGTCGAGATATGACCTGCAAGTGTGGTGGCACTGACCTATGCTGGAAGCCTCGTGAGGCCGACTACGATGCGGCCAGAGCTGCCAACATTACTCACCAGTTGCCAGTTCGGGCCCCCGCCTGTGGCCAGTGCAAGATGCCTCGGAGCGTCCGAATGGCCCAGGAGACCAGACAAAAGGCACGAGACCCCTGCAAGTCCAAATGA
- the LOC124637504 gene encoding uncharacterized protein LOC124637504, with translation MVLLSPSICGIRRLLSICEVYAEKHGLKYNPIKSELLVFRGKNKNPSYVPPVTLSGSLLRRVTKFKYLGHIVTEDLKDDLDMERERRALAVRGNMVARRFAGCPVPVKITLFKAYCQTFYTSSLWANHTQKADNTLSIQYNNAFRAMLRLPPYCSASGMFADAQTDDYFAIMRKKVASLVHRVRGSTNSILKVFADILDGPALDRFIKLHVLHAT, from the coding sequence atggtgctgctgagtCCTTCAATATGTGGAATCAGAAGGTTACTATCGATATGTGAAGTATATGCTGAGAAGCATGGGCTGAAGTACAATCCAATTAAAAGTGAGCTGTTGGTGTTtagaggtaaaaataaaaacccttCGTATGTTCCACCTGTAACACTCAGTGGGTCGCTCTTGAGGAGAGTAACCAAGTTTAAATACCTAGGACATATTGTTACTGAGGATTTAAAGGATGATTTGGATATGGAAAGGGAGCGAAGGGCGTTGGCTGTTAGGGGAAATATGGTGGCAAGGAGGTTTGCTGGTTGCCCAGTACCAGTCAAAATAACGCTTTTCAAAGCTTACTGCCAGACCTTCTACACCAGCAGCCTCTGGGCCAATCATACCCAAAAGGCTGACAATACCTTGAGCATCCAATATAATAATGCTTTTAGGGCGATGTTGAGACTGCCACCATACTGTAGTGCATCGGGCATGTTCGCGGATGCACAAACGGACGACTACTTCGCTATTATGCGTAAGAAAGTTGCGTCGCTGGTACACAGAGTCAGGGGAAGTACCAACAGCATCCTTAAAGTATTCGCGGATATACTGGATGGGCCTGCACTGGATAGGTTTATCAAGCTGCATGTTTTACATGCAACTTGA